In Deltaproteobacteria bacterium, the genomic window GCTCGTCTTCGCCCACCGCCCGCAACACCGCGCCGGCGCGGGAACGGTCCGTCCACCACAGCGCCGCCATGACCAGCAGGACGAACGTCCAGACGAACAGGGTGATCTCCCACGCCGACCACCCGTTGGCCACGAAGTAACGGATCTCGCGGAAGCCGTTGGTGCTGTCCGGTCCCACGTGGATGCCGTCGCGCGGCACGCGCCAGCTCAGGTTGAAGAAGAACAGGCGCACGAACTCGCCGAACGCGATGGTGGCCACCACCAGCATCAACCCCTTGACCCGCAAGGCCGGAAAGCCCACGAGGAACGCGAAGAACGCCGCCACCAACGCCGCCATGAACAGGGCCGGCACGATGTGCAGCTCGAAGATGACGGTGAGAATCCCGGCACAGTAGGCGCCGATGGCGAAAAAGCCCGCCTGCCCCAGGGAGAGCTGGCCGGTCAGCATCAGGACGTAGGCGGA contains:
- a CDS encoding branched-chain amino acid ABC transporter permease, whose protein sequence is MSYYLGLAQLIGIHTLLGLSAYVLMLTGQLSLGQAGFFAIGAYCAGILTVIFELHIVPALFMAALVAAFFAFLVGFPALRVKGLMLVVATIAFGEFVRLFFFNLSWRVPRDGIHVGPDSTNGFREIRYFVANGWSAWEITLFVWTFVLLVMAALWWTDRSRAGAVLRAVGEDELAAQSVGLSLTTVKVTAMTVGGFIAGVGGALYAHTATYVDHLTFTVLLATFAISYPILGGLSSVFGTLVAVIFIQGVLVEGLRFMGDWRSIVFGLLIIVAMNLKPSGLFDARTARLLRRAVGLRGGEKSRA